A window of Aquitalea denitrificans contains these coding sequences:
- the rstA gene encoding two-component system response regulator RstA, translated as MTYRIVFVEDDADLAELISDFLARHEMDVVIEPRGDTALATIEREAPDMVLLDIMLPGKDGLSICRELRPNFDGPIIMLTSLDSDMNQILGLELGANDYILKTTPPSVLVARLRSQLRNMRPMQQASEAAPVKTQRKLIFGQLSIDPVSRDVILGKEKVSLSTSDFDLLWLLANHAGETLNRDILLKEMRGVSYDGLDRSIDVAISRLRKKLGDNPTEPFRIKTVRNRGYLFSLSGWE; from the coding sequence ATGACTTACCGTATCGTATTTGTAGAAGATGACGCCGATCTGGCCGAACTGATCAGCGACTTTCTGGCCCGCCACGAAATGGATGTCGTGATCGAACCACGCGGCGATACGGCGCTCGCGACCATCGAGCGCGAAGCACCCGATATGGTGTTGCTCGACATTATGCTGCCCGGCAAGGACGGCCTGTCCATCTGCCGCGAGCTGCGGCCCAACTTTGACGGCCCCATCATCATGCTGACCTCACTGGACAGCGACATGAACCAGATCCTGGGCCTGGAGCTGGGTGCCAACGATTACATCCTCAAAACCACCCCGCCCTCGGTGCTGGTGGCACGCCTGCGTTCGCAACTACGCAATATGCGGCCAATGCAGCAGGCAAGCGAAGCAGCACCGGTAAAGACTCAACGCAAGCTGATATTCGGCCAGCTGTCGATTGACCCGGTCAGCCGCGACGTGATTCTGGGCAAGGAAAAAGTCTCCCTGTCCACCTCCGACTTCGACCTGCTGTGGCTGCTGGCCAACCATGCCGGCGAAACCCTCAACCGCGACATCCTGCTCAAGGAGATGCGCGGCGTCAGCTATGACGGACTGGATCGCAGCATAGACGTGGCCATTTCACGCCTGCGCAAAAAACTGGGCGACAACCCAACCGAACCTTTCCGCATCAAGACAGTACGCAATCGCGGCTATCTGTTCTCGCTGTCCGGCTGGGAATAA